Proteins from a single region of Syngnathus typhle isolate RoL2023-S1 ecotype Sweden linkage group LG10, RoL_Styp_1.0, whole genome shotgun sequence:
- the mtmr11 gene encoding myotubularin-related protein 11 isoform X1 produces MLTGSKSTFKVRQMGTDIKERMLNQSRMSARGGDVFGLRCLPGECVLQRAVMVRKKLTAREGRGWLSGTLFCTQFRVAFVPQDAPKSDDNAEPILLGDHDIALASIEKVVVVGPNRTKLVSPNTWLKFTPEELVLYCRDLRVICFLFDRLTPDAQVIEITHTIAKTYQPLKPGSILSFQNAALGSVEMKQFLSNRRRDAHMNWHETAAEWERELERCSTTGWRVSSVNDRFEMSTSLPRFIVVPQKVLDTELKKSFAHFNDGRIPRWCWRHPRGSDLLRMASFQNNIYHEKDDIRNLELILFGCHSSVCVVVELGEELPSPADIQLAHGRLRALCLGDISTSVTVPDDKWLSTLEATRWLDYTRWCLKKASEVACLLRSGHMTVALQEAEDRDMSCLVSSLVQVMCDPHCRSRLGFQSLVQKEWVVAGHRFYSRTNFHRDNDKEEAPIFLLFLDCVWQLWSQYPARFQLTDDFLLALHDSAHLPLFSTFLANSQRERCKRTQNVGQCYTPVNGWREPLHPDSSLEPPDPPLPPVWDWSLQYCEQRQAAFTQPVAQTPAPAPLLNGNLNSQLDARRPSNAIPGSVFFLSRGIFSCPVNLLPWRGGSAGGSISGVYRKSHRRAPSCESVPGLERLLKALSLAETPVKRTESDPYEPLLPLLMGPCVGLWRECYHRGALHAQAFSHPLSGNHRHPLELLAGEVRRLQEQLAQQHPADDSRSAHDANLNHNANNSSSFLFPGSPGAAPIATPAPPSGQAPKENANKHTFFFGHASDTRPGRANPN; encoded by the exons GCGAGTGCGTGCTACAGAGGGCCGTCATGGTGAGGAAGAAGTTAACGGCGAGGGAAGGGAGAGGCTGGCTGTCAGGAACGCTCTTCTGCACGCAATTCCGAGTGGCCTTTGTGCCGCAGGACGCCCCCAAATCCGAC GACAATGCTGAGCCGATCCTTTTGGGTGATCACGACATCGCTTTGGCATCGATCGAGAAGGTCGTCGTTG TGGGCCCAAACCGGACCAAACTGGTGAGCCCCAACACTTGGCTCAAGTTCACTCCGGAGGAGCTGGTGCTTTACTGTCGCGACCTACGAGTCATCTGCTTTCTCTTTGACCGTCTCACCCCTGATGCCCAAGTCATCGAG ATTACGCATACCATCGCCAAAACGTACCAGCCTCTCAAGCCGGGCTCTATATTGTCCTTCCAGAACGCCGCCCTCGGTAGCGTAG AAATGAAGCAGTTTCTAAGCAACCGGCGACGGGACGCCCACATGAACTGGCACGAGACTGCGGCCGAATGGGAGCGGGAGCTGGAGCGCTGCAGTACCACCGGCTGGAGAGTCAGCTCCGTCAACGACCGCTTCGAGATGTCCACCAG tcTTCCGAGGTTCATTGTTGTCCCGCAGAAGGTTCTGGACacagagttaaagaaaagcTTTGCCCACTTCAACGACGGACGCATCCCT CGCTGGTGCTGGCGCCACCCGCGCGGCAGCGACCTCCTGCGCATGGCCAGCTTCCAGAACAACATCTACCACGAGAAGGACGACATCAG AAACCTAGAGCTCATCCTGTTCGGCTGCCATTCGTCCGTGTGCGTGGTGGTGGAGCTGGGCGAGGAGCTGCCCTCGCCCGCCGACATCCAGCTGGCGCATGGCCGCTTGCGAGCGCTCTGTCTCGGAG ACATTTCCACCTCTGTGACTGTGCCTGATGACAAGTGGCTGTCCACGCTGGAAGCAACTCGCTGGCTGGACTACACAAG GTGGTGTCTAAAGAAAGCTTCGGAGGTGGCGTGCCTGCTGCGCAGTGGTCACATGACGGTGGCGTTGCAAG AGGCGGAGGACCGAGACATGAGCTGCTTGGTGTCCAGCCTGGTCCAGGTGATGTGCGACCCCCACTGCCGCAGCCGCCTGGGCTTCCAGAGCTTGGTGCAGAAGGAGTGGGTGGTGGCGGGACACCGCTTCTACAGCCGCACCAACTTTCATCGGGACAACGACAAAgaagag GCTCCCATCTTCTTGCTCTTCCTGGACTGCGTGTGGCAGCTGTGGTCGCAGTATCCGGCCCGCTTCCAGCTGACGGACGACTTCCTGCTGGCGCTGCACGACAGCGCCCACCTGCCGCTCTTCTCCACCTTCCTGGCCAATTCCCAACGGGAGAGGTGCAAACGCACGCAG AACGTGGGCCAGTGCTACACGCCCGTCAACGGCTGGCGAGAACCACTTCACCCGGATAGTAGCCTGGAGCCGCCCGACCCGCCGCTGCCACCCGTGTGGGATTGGTCACTGCAGTACTGTGAGCAGCGACAGGCGGCGTTCACGCAGCCCGTTGCGCAGACGCCAGCGCCGGCACCCCTGCTCAACGGAAACCTCAACAGCCAGCTGGATGCACGCCGG CCCAGCAACGCCATCCCCGGCTCCGTGTTCTTCCTTTCCCGGGGCATCTTCTCATGTCCTGTCAACCTGCTCCCCTGGCGTGGAGGCAGCGCAGGGGGCAGCATTTCGGGCGTGTACCGCAAAAGCCACCGCAGGGCGCCGTCCTGCGAGAGCGTCCCAGGGCTGGAGAGGCTCCTGAAGGCCCTCTCCCTGGCCGAGACCCCTGTCAAGCGGACTGAGTCGGACCCCTACGAGCCCTTGCTGCCCCTCCTCATGGGTCCCTGCGTGGGACTGTGGAGGGAGTGTTACCACCGGGGAGCGCTGCATGCTCAG GCCTTCTCGCACCCGCTCAGCGGCAATCACCGTCACCCCCTGGAGCTCTTGGCTGGGGAGGTGCGGCGCCTTCAGGAGCAGCTGGCCCAGCAGCACCCCGCTGATGACTCGCGGTCGGCCCACGACGCCAACCTCAACCACAAcgccaacaacagcagcagcttcCTCTTCCCCGGGTCTCCTGGAGCAGCCCCCATTGCCACGCCGGCTCCGCCTTCCGGACAGGCGCccaaagaaaatgcaaacaagCACACCTTTTTCTTTGGGCACGCTTCAGACACCCGTCCGGGTCGCGCCAATCCAAATTGA
- the mtmr11 gene encoding myotubularin-related protein 11 isoform X2, whose product MSSDYVVFQDNAEPILLGDHDIALASIEKVVVVGPNRTKLVSPNTWLKFTPEELVLYCRDLRVICFLFDRLTPDAQVIEITHTIAKTYQPLKPGSILSFQNAALGSVEMKQFLSNRRRDAHMNWHETAAEWERELERCSTTGWRVSSVNDRFEMSTSLPRFIVVPQKVLDTELKKSFAHFNDGRIPRWCWRHPRGSDLLRMASFQNNIYHEKDDIRNLELILFGCHSSVCVVVELGEELPSPADIQLAHGRLRALCLGDISTSVTVPDDKWLSTLEATRWLDYTRWCLKKASEVACLLRSGHMTVALQEAEDRDMSCLVSSLVQVMCDPHCRSRLGFQSLVQKEWVVAGHRFYSRTNFHRDNDKEEAPIFLLFLDCVWQLWSQYPARFQLTDDFLLALHDSAHLPLFSTFLANSQRERCKRTQNVGQCYTPVNGWREPLHPDSSLEPPDPPLPPVWDWSLQYCEQRQAAFTQPVAQTPAPAPLLNGNLNSQLDARRPSNAIPGSVFFLSRGIFSCPVNLLPWRGGSAGGSISGVYRKSHRRAPSCESVPGLERLLKALSLAETPVKRTESDPYEPLLPLLMGPCVGLWRECYHRGALHAQAFSHPLSGNHRHPLELLAGEVRRLQEQLAQQHPADDSRSAHDANLNHNANNSSSFLFPGSPGAAPIATPAPPSGQAPKENANKHTFFFGHASDTRPGRANPN is encoded by the exons GACAATGCTGAGCCGATCCTTTTGGGTGATCACGACATCGCTTTGGCATCGATCGAGAAGGTCGTCGTTG TGGGCCCAAACCGGACCAAACTGGTGAGCCCCAACACTTGGCTCAAGTTCACTCCGGAGGAGCTGGTGCTTTACTGTCGCGACCTACGAGTCATCTGCTTTCTCTTTGACCGTCTCACCCCTGATGCCCAAGTCATCGAG ATTACGCATACCATCGCCAAAACGTACCAGCCTCTCAAGCCGGGCTCTATATTGTCCTTCCAGAACGCCGCCCTCGGTAGCGTAG AAATGAAGCAGTTTCTAAGCAACCGGCGACGGGACGCCCACATGAACTGGCACGAGACTGCGGCCGAATGGGAGCGGGAGCTGGAGCGCTGCAGTACCACCGGCTGGAGAGTCAGCTCCGTCAACGACCGCTTCGAGATGTCCACCAG tcTTCCGAGGTTCATTGTTGTCCCGCAGAAGGTTCTGGACacagagttaaagaaaagcTTTGCCCACTTCAACGACGGACGCATCCCT CGCTGGTGCTGGCGCCACCCGCGCGGCAGCGACCTCCTGCGCATGGCCAGCTTCCAGAACAACATCTACCACGAGAAGGACGACATCAG AAACCTAGAGCTCATCCTGTTCGGCTGCCATTCGTCCGTGTGCGTGGTGGTGGAGCTGGGCGAGGAGCTGCCCTCGCCCGCCGACATCCAGCTGGCGCATGGCCGCTTGCGAGCGCTCTGTCTCGGAG ACATTTCCACCTCTGTGACTGTGCCTGATGACAAGTGGCTGTCCACGCTGGAAGCAACTCGCTGGCTGGACTACACAAG GTGGTGTCTAAAGAAAGCTTCGGAGGTGGCGTGCCTGCTGCGCAGTGGTCACATGACGGTGGCGTTGCAAG AGGCGGAGGACCGAGACATGAGCTGCTTGGTGTCCAGCCTGGTCCAGGTGATGTGCGACCCCCACTGCCGCAGCCGCCTGGGCTTCCAGAGCTTGGTGCAGAAGGAGTGGGTGGTGGCGGGACACCGCTTCTACAGCCGCACCAACTTTCATCGGGACAACGACAAAgaagag GCTCCCATCTTCTTGCTCTTCCTGGACTGCGTGTGGCAGCTGTGGTCGCAGTATCCGGCCCGCTTCCAGCTGACGGACGACTTCCTGCTGGCGCTGCACGACAGCGCCCACCTGCCGCTCTTCTCCACCTTCCTGGCCAATTCCCAACGGGAGAGGTGCAAACGCACGCAG AACGTGGGCCAGTGCTACACGCCCGTCAACGGCTGGCGAGAACCACTTCACCCGGATAGTAGCCTGGAGCCGCCCGACCCGCCGCTGCCACCCGTGTGGGATTGGTCACTGCAGTACTGTGAGCAGCGACAGGCGGCGTTCACGCAGCCCGTTGCGCAGACGCCAGCGCCGGCACCCCTGCTCAACGGAAACCTCAACAGCCAGCTGGATGCACGCCGG CCCAGCAACGCCATCCCCGGCTCCGTGTTCTTCCTTTCCCGGGGCATCTTCTCATGTCCTGTCAACCTGCTCCCCTGGCGTGGAGGCAGCGCAGGGGGCAGCATTTCGGGCGTGTACCGCAAAAGCCACCGCAGGGCGCCGTCCTGCGAGAGCGTCCCAGGGCTGGAGAGGCTCCTGAAGGCCCTCTCCCTGGCCGAGACCCCTGTCAAGCGGACTGAGTCGGACCCCTACGAGCCCTTGCTGCCCCTCCTCATGGGTCCCTGCGTGGGACTGTGGAGGGAGTGTTACCACCGGGGAGCGCTGCATGCTCAG GCCTTCTCGCACCCGCTCAGCGGCAATCACCGTCACCCCCTGGAGCTCTTGGCTGGGGAGGTGCGGCGCCTTCAGGAGCAGCTGGCCCAGCAGCACCCCGCTGATGACTCGCGGTCGGCCCACGACGCCAACCTCAACCACAAcgccaacaacagcagcagcttcCTCTTCCCCGGGTCTCCTGGAGCAGCCCCCATTGCCACGCCGGCTCCGCCTTCCGGACAGGCGCccaaagaaaatgcaaacaagCACACCTTTTTCTTTGGGCACGCTTCAGACACCCGTCCGGGTCGCGCCAATCCAAATTGA